The following nucleotide sequence is from Deinococcus proteolyticus MRP.
TCACGGTCTGCTTCGGGGAACTCCTGAATGCCCATCCGCACCCGGTCGGCCATCGCGGTGATATAGCCGGGCTCGGTGTGGTACTCGTTCACGAACACGAATTCGATCTGGCCGTGGTACATCTCCAGCGCGGCCTTGATCTTCTTCTGGTATTTCTCCACGCTCAGCTTGGAGTAGTGCGGGGCCAGCACGATGGCCACCGCCCGCTGGATGCCGTCGTCCAGCATGTCGCGCACTGCGTCCTCGATCCAGGGCGACCAGTGGCGCATGCCGGCGTAGGCACGGTAGTCGCCGCCGGTGGTGCTCAGCTGGGTCATGGTGGCTTCAATCTGGGCGCGGGTGAACTCGGGCAGCGGGCTTTTGCCGCCAATCGCCTCGTAATTGCCGCTGATTTCTTCCAGCACCTCGGCGTAGGTGGGCCGTCCGGAGCGGATGTCGGCCAGGTAGCCGGGCATTTCGTCCAGCGACTCGGGGCCGCCGTAGGCCATGAACAGGATGCCGATGGTCCCTTCCGTCACGGGGCCGTGCTCACCAATCCGGGTACTGGGCAGGCTGGGCGCGAACGAATCGTTGACGATACGGACGGGCGGGTAAGGATTGACGGCCGTTTCGGTGTCTTGGGTGTCAGTGGTGTGGGGCTTGGTCATGGTGTCTCCTGTGAGGGGATAAGGAAAGTCGAAGAGTCGAAAGGTCTAAGGGTCGAAAGGAGAAAGCTCTTAGACCCTTAGACTTTTTGACCTTTAGACTTGCCGCGTGCGCTCGTGCACGTACTCGGCCACGCGGCGCACGTTGTCCATCGGCGTGGTGGGCAGGATGCCGTGCCCGATATTGAAGATGTGACCGGGGCGGCCAGCGGCCTCGTCCAGCACGCGGTCCACTTGGTGCTTCAGCTCGCGCCACGGGGCAGCCAGCAGGAGGGGATCAAGGTTGCCCTGGATGGCCTGGCCCTTGTTCAGCTGCGCCCAGGCGGTATCCAGCGGGGTGCGCCAGTCCACGCCGACCACATCGGTTTCGTAGCGGGCGATGTCGCCCAGCAGGTGCCCGGTATCGGTGCCGAAATAGATGACCGGCACGCCGTAGGGCTTCACCGCTTCAATCAGGCGCTGGGTGGCGGGCCACACGAAGGTCTGGTAGTCGTAGCGCGAGAGCGCCCCGGCCCAGGAATCGAAAATCTGCACGGCAGCGGCCCCGGCCTTGATCTGCTCCCCCAGGTAGTCGGCCTGTACGGTGGCCAGCTTGTCCATCAGGCGGAACCAGGCGGCGGGCTCGGCGTACATCATCTGCTTGGTGTACTCGTAGTTGCGCGAGCCGCCGCCCTCGATGGCGTAGCTGGCCAGGGTAAAGGGCGCCCCCACGAACCCGATCAGGGGAATACCGCGTGCGTCCAGCTCGGGCTTGAGCAGGCGAATCGCCTCAGCGGTGTAGGGCATGGATTCACGGGCAGCGGGCACGCCCAGCAGGTCCACGGCGCGGGTGCTTCTCAGCGGGTTGCTGATGCGCGGCCCTGCGCCCTTCACGAAGTCCAGGTCCAGCCCCATCACCGGCAGCGGGGTGAGGATGTCGTTGAACAGGATGGCGGCGTCCACGTCGAACGCCCGAACCGGCTGCAGGGTAATCTCGGCGGCCAGCTCCGGCGTGCGGATGCACTCCAGCATGGAGCGGTCAGCGCGAATGGCGCGGTATTCGGGCATGTAGCGCCCGGCTTGGCGCATGAACCACAGCGGCGTGTGGGCGGCTTTCTCGCCGCGCGCGGCCTTGAGAAAAGCAGAGTCGGCCAGCGCCGGGTTCGGCTCCACCTTGACCGAAGGGCGCACCGGGCGACCAGGCGGCTCCTGCAGGGCCTGGTCGGCAGGGCTTTGCCCAGTGGCCCGGTTGCCCTGCGGCTCCGGCGAATCGGTGGGAGTGTGGGCGGCGTCTGCCCGGTCAGTATCTTGCTGAGAACGAGTCACAATAAGCCCACCATACCCGCCGCCTGCCCAGTCTGCCAGGGGACAAATTAACCGGGCCTACTCTGTTACTGACCGAACGGTCAGTCTAGGTTTTGTCTTTCCGGCGGCTGGCTTTGCATGGGCCGGCTTCCTGCCAGCTGGCTTTTCAGGGGCTTACTTTTGAGCACTTCACTTTTTGGGTCTTCACTGGCCGGGCTGGTCAGCCCACGCCGCCGGGTCAGCCACCAGCGTCCCAGCAGGGCCAGCGCCACTACGGCGGCGGCGGCCATCAGGGCCTGGGCACCGACCCGCTCCAGATGGGGCAGAATCTGCATGCCGAAGCGCCACAGCAGCCACTGCCACAGCCCGATATGAATCAGTGCGCCCAGCAGGCTGTAGATGATGTAGGGCACCAGAGGATAGTTCATGGCCCCAGCGCCCAGCGTGACCGGTGTGCGCAGCGCCCCGATGGTGCGGCTGGCCACCACGGTCAGCGCGCCGTAGCGCCGCAGCAGGTCGGTGGCCCGCTCGCTGTTCAGCTGGCCCTGGTACCGTTCCGGCAGGAAGCGGCCCCCCCAGCGCCCCAGCGCGTAGCCGCAGAGGCTGCCCAGCCAGTTGCCCAGCGTGCCCCAGAAAATCGCCGCTTCCAGCGAGGTCTTGCCGGCGTCGATCAGGCCCACCTGCGCCATCATCGGCAGCACGCCGGGAATCCCGGGAACGCCCATGCCTTCCAGAAACAGCAGCCCGAAGGTGCTGACGTGCAGCATGGTGGGATCAAGCCCTGCAAGCCAGGCACGGAGGTTGGTCATCAACCGCCGAGTTTACTGTCCGAATGTGGGAGTGAACATGAACCGCTCTGGAGCAACATTTAGAAATACGCTGGTAAACATGTGCTGTAAGCGGCGCACTTTGGCTACACTACTTTTCAGTGACTGCTGAACTTCCGGCTCCGAGCGACCTTCCGACCCTCACCGCCTTCGGGTACGGCGAAGCCCAGGCGCAGGCCCTGGCGGCGGCGCGGGAAACCTTTCCCGGAGTGCTCCCGGCCCGTGTAAGCCGGGTGGAGCGCAACGGCTACCGCCTGCGGACGGAAGCCGGAGAACAGGAAGCCGTCTGGCCCGGCGGGCGCCGCCACAAGCTGCTGGACGTGCCGGTGATCGGGGACTGGGTGGGCTATTCGGTGGCTGAATCACCCGAAGGAGCGCAGCAGGCCCTGCGCATAGAAGCGGTGCTGGCGCGGCAGAACACCTTTATCCGCTCGGTGCAAAAGGGCCGCCGTACCCAGCCGCAGGTGCTGGCCGCCAACGTGGACACCGTCTTTGTGATGACCAGCCCCGAGGAGTGGGACACTGAGCGGCTGGAGCGCTACGTGCAGGCGGTGCAGCTCTCGCAGGCCCAGCCGGTCATCCTGCTGAACAAGCTGGACCTGGCCCAGGGCGACTTACTGGAGCGGGCGCAGGCCGCTGGGCTGGACGCACCCGTGCTGCCCATTGCTGCTGAGAGCGGGCAGGGGCTGGACGCCCTGCGGCCCTACCTGGCGGCCGGGAAGACGGTGGCCCTGATCGGGTCGTCGGGCATGGGCAAATCCACCCTTACCAACCGGCTGCTGGGCGAAGCGGCGGCCGCCACCGGCAGCCTGAGCGACTTCAGCGGCGAGGGCCGCCATACCACCACCTGGCGCACCCTCTACCGTCTGCCGGTCAGCGAGGTCAGCGGGGGCGCCCTGCTGATAGACAACCCCGGCCTGCGCGATATCGCCGTATGGGACGAAGAGGGCGCCGCTTTCTGGGCCATTGAGGAACTGGCCGCCGAGTGCCGTTTCTCGCGCTGCACGCACGGGCGCGAACCCGGCTGCGCGGTGCGGGCCGCCGTGCTGCGCGGAGAACTGGATGAGGAGATGGTCGGCGCTTACCGCGAGGCACAGGGGGATCAGGCGGGCGCGGGGAACCGGGCCGAACGTCCTGAGCGCCCGGCGCGGCGCGGCGAGAAACGTTCCCGCCGGCGCTAGGCCCTCGGGCTTGCATATTTTGACCGTACTGGACCTGTTTTGTGGGTGTGAGACTCCTGAA
It contains:
- the hemH gene encoding ferrochelatase, which translates into the protein MTKPHTTDTQDTETAVNPYPPVRIVNDSFAPSLPSTRIGEHGPVTEGTIGILFMAYGGPESLDEMPGYLADIRSGRPTYAEVLEEISGNYEAIGGKSPLPEFTRAQIEATMTQLSTTGGDYRAYAGMRHWSPWIEDAVRDMLDDGIQRAVAIVLAPHYSKLSVEKYQKKIKAALEMYHGQIEFVFVNEYHTEPGYITAMADRVRMGIQEFPEADRDSVHTVLSAHSLPVRVIREGDPYADQLLESARLIAAQAGLRDDQWSWSYQSEGRSPEPWLGPQLEDWLPQLKAERGVDKVVSIAIGFVSDHVEILFDIDIEAQKVAREIGMTLVRPPALNTDPLFIGTLASVIHSKAQELA
- the hemE gene encoding uroporphyrinogen decarboxylase; this translates as MRPSVKVEPNPALADSAFLKAARGEKAAHTPLWFMRQAGRYMPEYRAIRADRSMLECIRTPELAAEITLQPVRAFDVDAAILFNDILTPLPVMGLDLDFVKGAGPRISNPLRSTRAVDLLGVPAARESMPYTAEAIRLLKPELDARGIPLIGFVGAPFTLASYAIEGGGSRNYEYTKQMMYAEPAAWFRLMDKLATVQADYLGEQIKAGAAAVQIFDSWAGALSRYDYQTFVWPATQRLIEAVKPYGVPVIYFGTDTGHLLGDIARYETDVVGVDWRTPLDTAWAQLNKGQAIQGNLDPLLLAAPWRELKHQVDRVLDEAAGRPGHIFNIGHGILPTTPMDNVRRVAEYVHERTRQV
- a CDS encoding DedA family protein, whose protein sequence is MTNLRAWLAGLDPTMLHVSTFGLLFLEGMGVPGIPGVLPMMAQVGLIDAGKTSLEAAIFWGTLGNWLGSLCGYALGRWGGRFLPERYQGQLNSERATDLLRRYGALTVVASRTIGALRTPVTLGAGAMNYPLVPYIIYSLLGALIHIGLWQWLLWRFGMQILPHLERVGAQALMAAAAVVALALLGRWWLTRRRGLTSPASEDPKSEVLKSKPLKSQLAGSRPMQSQPPERQNLD
- the rsgA gene encoding ribosome small subunit-dependent GTPase A; the encoded protein is MTAELPAPSDLPTLTAFGYGEAQAQALAAARETFPGVLPARVSRVERNGYRLRTEAGEQEAVWPGGRRHKLLDVPVIGDWVGYSVAESPEGAQQALRIEAVLARQNTFIRSVQKGRRTQPQVLAANVDTVFVMTSPEEWDTERLERYVQAVQLSQAQPVILLNKLDLAQGDLLERAQAAGLDAPVLPIAAESGQGLDALRPYLAAGKTVALIGSSGMGKSTLTNRLLGEAAAATGSLSDFSGEGRHTTTWRTLYRLPVSEVSGGALLIDNPGLRDIAVWDEEGAAFWAIEELAAECRFSRCTHGREPGCAVRAAVLRGELDEEMVGAYREAQGDQAGAGNRAERPERPARRGEKRSRRR